A stretch of Cicer arietinum cultivar CDC Frontier isolate Library 1 chromosome 5, Cicar.CDCFrontier_v2.0, whole genome shotgun sequence DNA encodes these proteins:
- the LOC101498855 gene encoding DNA topoisomerase 3-beta isoform X1 — MATPKVLMVAEKPSIALSIASVLSHGQMFTRKGSTEVHEFEGRFLGSPARFKVTSVIGHVFSVDFPGKYQDWAATDPLDLFQAQVLKTESNPKAHICKHLNQEARGCRYLVLWLDCDREGENICFEVIESTGFNIKDVYRARFSAVTEKDVLKALDNLVRPNRDEAMAVDARQEIDLKVGVAFTRFQTSFFQGKYGNLDSRVISYGPCQTPTLGFCVQRYLQINTFKPEKFWSLHPYIIQSGYEIQLEWQRSKLFDINVAMMFQKLVAEDGIFEVAEISEKQETKCRPVGLNTVNLLKVASSALGFGPQMAMQLAERLYTQGFISYPRTESTSYPPSFDFHGALSAQTNNPTWGSYVKGLLTSGYQKPRLGTDAGDHPPITPMKSASEDMLGNDAWKLYQYICQYFIGTVSPDCKYVRKKVEFSVGGEFFHCTGQHVITKGFTAIMPWLSINDKSIPSFTKGQKIKVTKVELYEGSTTPPDFLTESELISLMEKNGIGTDASIPVHINNICERNYVQVQAGRKLVPTTLGITLIRGYQSIDPDLCLPDIRSFIEQQITLIAKGQVDHHRVVQHVIEQFKQKFCYFVKKIEAMDALFEAQFSALVDSGRILSKCGKCLRYMKYISSQPPRLYCMTCEEVYPLPQKGTIKLYKELSCPLDNFELLICSIPGPEGKSFPLCPYCYSNPPFEGVEELINSAKTSTAGKNGKGAGMACNLCPHPTCPNSLVSQGVCACPECSGTLVLDPISAPNWRLCCNMCNCLVFLAQGAHRISTTKERCPECDSSILEVDFNKKTTPLEDGSTLHRGCILCDPLLHSIVEMKYGRSFKRGRGRGRGRRGAIRGRGRGGVKMMDPKMSFRDF; from the exons ATGGCCACTCCCAAAGTTCTCATG GTCGCAGAGAAGCCTAGCATCGCTCTCTCCATTGCCTCTGTTCTCTCCCACGGCCAG ATGTTTACAAGAAAAGGAAGCACAGAAGTTCACGAGTTTGAGGGGAGGTTTCTTGGATCGCCTGCACGCTTTAAAGTGACATCAGTTATTGGACATGTATTCAG TGTAGATTTTCCTGGTAAATACCAAGATTGGGCGGCCACAGATCCCTTAGATCTTTTTCAAGCTCAGGTTTTAAAGACCGAATCAAatccaaag GCACATATTTGTAAACATTTAAATCAAGAAGCTCGTGGATGCCGTTATTTGGTATTGTGGTTGGATTGTGATCGTGAGGgagaaaatatatgttttgagg TTATAGAATCAACAGGTTTCAATATAAAGGATGTCTATCGTGCACGATTTTCTGCTGTTACTGAGAAAGATGTTCTGAAGGCTCTAGACAACCTTGTCAGACCCAACAGGGATGAAGCAATGGCTGTAGATGCCAGACAAGAGATAGATTTGAAAGTTGGAGTTGCCTTCACTCGATTTCAGACAAGTTTTTTCCAGGGAAAATATGGGAACCTAGATTCCAGAGTCATCTC CTATGGACCCTGTCAAACTCCAACTTTAGGATTTTGTGTGCAGCGGTATTTACAAATAAATACTTTCAAGCCAGAGAAGTTTTGGAGTTTGCACCCTTACATAATTCAAAGTGGCTATGAAATTCAACTAGAATGGCAACGCAGCAAATTGTTTGACATAAAT GTTGCTATGATGTTTCAAAAATTGGTTGCGGAAGATGGAATTTTTGAAGTGGCTGAAATATCAGAAAAACAGGAAACCAAATGTCGTCCTGTTGGTCTAAACACAGTGAATCTTCTGAAG GTTGCTTCAAGTGCTCTAGGGTTTGGTCCTCAGATGGCTATGCAACTAGCTGAACGATTGTATACTCAAGGCTTCATCAG CTATCCACGAACAGAAAGCACGTCATACCCTCCGTCATTTGACTTTCATGGTGCACTCTCTGCACAAACAAATAATCCAACTTGGGGTAGTTATGTAAAAGGGCTACTCACCAGTGGTTATCAAAAACCTCGATTGGGAACAGATGCGGGCGATCATCCTCCCATTACTCCAATGAAATCTGCATCAGAGGATATGCTAGGTAATGATGCTTGGAAGCTGTACCAATATATCTGTCAATACTTCATAGGGACAGTGTCTCCGGACTGCAAGTATGTAAG GAAAAAGGTTGAGTTTTCAGTTGGTGGAGAGTTCTTTCATTGTACAGGGCAGCATGTTATCACCAAAGGATTTACAGCTATTATGCCTTGGTTGTCAATAAATGATAAAAGTATTCCGTCATTTACAAAAGGGCagaaaataaaagtaacaaaggTGGAGCTCTATGAG GGGAGTACCACACCTCCAGATTTTCTTACTGAAAGTGAGCTGATCTCCCTAATGGAGAAGAATGGAATAGGAACAGATGCATCAATTCCCGTACATATTAACAATATATGTGAGCGGAATTATGTGCAG GTACAAGCAGGCAGGAAGCTTGTCCCAACCACATTAGGTATAACTTTAATAAGAGGTTATCAATCAATTGATCCAGACCTCTGCCTGCCCGATATTCGTAGCTTCATTGAGCAACAAATTACTCTTATTGCTAAGGGTCAGGTAGATCATCATCGTGTAGTGCAGCATGTAATTGAACAATTCAAGCAGAAGTTTTGTTATTTTGTCAAGAAG ATTGAAGCCATGGATGCATTATTTGAAGCACAATTTTCTGCACTTGTTGACTCAGGCCGTATTCTGAGTAAATGTGGTAAATGCTTGCGATATATGAAGTATATTTCTTCTCAGCCACCACGTCTGTATTGTATGACATGTGAGGAAGTTTATCCTCTTCCACAGAAAGGCACAATAAAG CTATACAAGGAATTGTCTTGTCCTTTAGACAATTTTGAGCTTTTGATCTGCTCCATCCCTGGCCCAGAGGGTAAATCATTCCCACTATGCCCTTACTGCTACAGCAATCCCCCATTTGAAGGTGTTGAAGAACTCATCAATTCAGCTAAAACTAGTACCGCTGGCAAGAATGGCAAGGGAGCTGGCATGGCATGCAACCTATGCCCCCATCCCACTTGCCCAAATTCTTTAGTTTCCCAGGGCGTATGTGCTTGCCCTGAGTGCAGTGGCACACTTGTCTTAGACCCAATAAGTGCTCCCAACTGGCGACTTTGTTGCAATATGTGCAATTGCCTAGTTTTTCTTGCACAGGGTGCTCATAGAATCTCAACAACTAAAGAACGGTGCCCTGAATGTGACTCTTCAATCTTAGAAGTTGACTTCAACAAGAAAACAACTCCTCTGGAAGACGGGTCTACGTTGCACCGTGGTTGCATTCTTTGCGATCCATTACTGCATTCCATCGTGGAGATGAAATATGGAAGAAGCTTCAAGCGAGGAAGAGGTCGAGGTAGAGGAAGAAGAGGTGCAATTCGAGGTAGAGGACGTGGGGGTGTAAAAATGATGGATCCAAAAATGAGTTTCCGAGATTTCTAA
- the LOC101498855 gene encoding DNA topoisomerase 3-beta isoform X2 — translation MYSDFPGKYQDWAATDPLDLFQAQVLKTESNPKAHICKHLNQEARGCRYLVLWLDCDREGENICFEVIESTGFNIKDVYRARFSAVTEKDVLKALDNLVRPNRDEAMAVDARQEIDLKVGVAFTRFQTSFFQGKYGNLDSRVISYGPCQTPTLGFCVQRYLQINTFKPEKFWSLHPYIIQSGYEIQLEWQRSKLFDINVAMMFQKLVAEDGIFEVAEISEKQETKCRPVGLNTVNLLKVASSALGFGPQMAMQLAERLYTQGFISYPRTESTSYPPSFDFHGALSAQTNNPTWGSYVKGLLTSGYQKPRLGTDAGDHPPITPMKSASEDMLGNDAWKLYQYICQYFIGTVSPDCKYVRKKVEFSVGGEFFHCTGQHVITKGFTAIMPWLSINDKSIPSFTKGQKIKVTKVELYEGSTTPPDFLTESELISLMEKNGIGTDASIPVHINNICERNYVQVQAGRKLVPTTLGITLIRGYQSIDPDLCLPDIRSFIEQQITLIAKGQVDHHRVVQHVIEQFKQKFCYFVKKIEAMDALFEAQFSALVDSGRILSKCGKCLRYMKYISSQPPRLYCMTCEEVYPLPQKGTIKLYKELSCPLDNFELLICSIPGPEGKSFPLCPYCYSNPPFEGVEELINSAKTSTAGKNGKGAGMACNLCPHPTCPNSLVSQGVCACPECSGTLVLDPISAPNWRLCCNMCNCLVFLAQGAHRISTTKERCPECDSSILEVDFNKKTTPLEDGSTLHRGCILCDPLLHSIVEMKYGRSFKRGRGRGRGRRGAIRGRGRGGVKMMDPKMSFRDF, via the exons ATGTATTCAG ATTTTCCTGGTAAATACCAAGATTGGGCGGCCACAGATCCCTTAGATCTTTTTCAAGCTCAGGTTTTAAAGACCGAATCAAatccaaag GCACATATTTGTAAACATTTAAATCAAGAAGCTCGTGGATGCCGTTATTTGGTATTGTGGTTGGATTGTGATCGTGAGGgagaaaatatatgttttgagg TTATAGAATCAACAGGTTTCAATATAAAGGATGTCTATCGTGCACGATTTTCTGCTGTTACTGAGAAAGATGTTCTGAAGGCTCTAGACAACCTTGTCAGACCCAACAGGGATGAAGCAATGGCTGTAGATGCCAGACAAGAGATAGATTTGAAAGTTGGAGTTGCCTTCACTCGATTTCAGACAAGTTTTTTCCAGGGAAAATATGGGAACCTAGATTCCAGAGTCATCTC CTATGGACCCTGTCAAACTCCAACTTTAGGATTTTGTGTGCAGCGGTATTTACAAATAAATACTTTCAAGCCAGAGAAGTTTTGGAGTTTGCACCCTTACATAATTCAAAGTGGCTATGAAATTCAACTAGAATGGCAACGCAGCAAATTGTTTGACATAAAT GTTGCTATGATGTTTCAAAAATTGGTTGCGGAAGATGGAATTTTTGAAGTGGCTGAAATATCAGAAAAACAGGAAACCAAATGTCGTCCTGTTGGTCTAAACACAGTGAATCTTCTGAAG GTTGCTTCAAGTGCTCTAGGGTTTGGTCCTCAGATGGCTATGCAACTAGCTGAACGATTGTATACTCAAGGCTTCATCAG CTATCCACGAACAGAAAGCACGTCATACCCTCCGTCATTTGACTTTCATGGTGCACTCTCTGCACAAACAAATAATCCAACTTGGGGTAGTTATGTAAAAGGGCTACTCACCAGTGGTTATCAAAAACCTCGATTGGGAACAGATGCGGGCGATCATCCTCCCATTACTCCAATGAAATCTGCATCAGAGGATATGCTAGGTAATGATGCTTGGAAGCTGTACCAATATATCTGTCAATACTTCATAGGGACAGTGTCTCCGGACTGCAAGTATGTAAG GAAAAAGGTTGAGTTTTCAGTTGGTGGAGAGTTCTTTCATTGTACAGGGCAGCATGTTATCACCAAAGGATTTACAGCTATTATGCCTTGGTTGTCAATAAATGATAAAAGTATTCCGTCATTTACAAAAGGGCagaaaataaaagtaacaaaggTGGAGCTCTATGAG GGGAGTACCACACCTCCAGATTTTCTTACTGAAAGTGAGCTGATCTCCCTAATGGAGAAGAATGGAATAGGAACAGATGCATCAATTCCCGTACATATTAACAATATATGTGAGCGGAATTATGTGCAG GTACAAGCAGGCAGGAAGCTTGTCCCAACCACATTAGGTATAACTTTAATAAGAGGTTATCAATCAATTGATCCAGACCTCTGCCTGCCCGATATTCGTAGCTTCATTGAGCAACAAATTACTCTTATTGCTAAGGGTCAGGTAGATCATCATCGTGTAGTGCAGCATGTAATTGAACAATTCAAGCAGAAGTTTTGTTATTTTGTCAAGAAG ATTGAAGCCATGGATGCATTATTTGAAGCACAATTTTCTGCACTTGTTGACTCAGGCCGTATTCTGAGTAAATGTGGTAAATGCTTGCGATATATGAAGTATATTTCTTCTCAGCCACCACGTCTGTATTGTATGACATGTGAGGAAGTTTATCCTCTTCCACAGAAAGGCACAATAAAG CTATACAAGGAATTGTCTTGTCCTTTAGACAATTTTGAGCTTTTGATCTGCTCCATCCCTGGCCCAGAGGGTAAATCATTCCCACTATGCCCTTACTGCTACAGCAATCCCCCATTTGAAGGTGTTGAAGAACTCATCAATTCAGCTAAAACTAGTACCGCTGGCAAGAATGGCAAGGGAGCTGGCATGGCATGCAACCTATGCCCCCATCCCACTTGCCCAAATTCTTTAGTTTCCCAGGGCGTATGTGCTTGCCCTGAGTGCAGTGGCACACTTGTCTTAGACCCAATAAGTGCTCCCAACTGGCGACTTTGTTGCAATATGTGCAATTGCCTAGTTTTTCTTGCACAGGGTGCTCATAGAATCTCAACAACTAAAGAACGGTGCCCTGAATGTGACTCTTCAATCTTAGAAGTTGACTTCAACAAGAAAACAACTCCTCTGGAAGACGGGTCTACGTTGCACCGTGGTTGCATTCTTTGCGATCCATTACTGCATTCCATCGTGGAGATGAAATATGGAAGAAGCTTCAAGCGAGGAAGAGGTCGAGGTAGAGGAAGAAGAGGTGCAATTCGAGGTAGAGGACGTGGGGGTGTAAAAATGATGGATCCAAAAATGAGTTTCCGAGATTTCTAA
- the LOC101498855 gene encoding DNA topoisomerase 3-beta isoform X3 has product MGLHSQIFAFSIINFAFPIHVIESTGFNIKDVYRARFSAVTEKDVLKALDNLVRPNRDEAMAVDARQEIDLKVGVAFTRFQTSFFQGKYGNLDSRVISYGPCQTPTLGFCVQRYLQINTFKPEKFWSLHPYIIQSGYEIQLEWQRSKLFDINVAMMFQKLVAEDGIFEVAEISEKQETKCRPVGLNTVNLLKVASSALGFGPQMAMQLAERLYTQGFISYPRTESTSYPPSFDFHGALSAQTNNPTWGSYVKGLLTSGYQKPRLGTDAGDHPPITPMKSASEDMLGNDAWKLYQYICQYFIGTVSPDCKYVRKKVEFSVGGEFFHCTGQHVITKGFTAIMPWLSINDKSIPSFTKGQKIKVTKVELYEGSTTPPDFLTESELISLMEKNGIGTDASIPVHINNICERNYVQVQAGRKLVPTTLGITLIRGYQSIDPDLCLPDIRSFIEQQITLIAKGQVDHHRVVQHVIEQFKQKFCYFVKKIEAMDALFEAQFSALVDSGRILSKCGKCLRYMKYISSQPPRLYCMTCEEVYPLPQKGTIKLYKELSCPLDNFELLICSIPGPEGKSFPLCPYCYSNPPFEGVEELINSAKTSTAGKNGKGAGMACNLCPHPTCPNSLVSQGVCACPECSGTLVLDPISAPNWRLCCNMCNCLVFLAQGAHRISTTKERCPECDSSILEVDFNKKTTPLEDGSTLHRGCILCDPLLHSIVEMKYGRSFKRGRGRGRGRRGAIRGRGRGGVKMMDPKMSFRDF; this is encoded by the exons ATGGGCTTACACAGCCAGATATTTGCCttctcaataattaattttgccTTCCCTATTCATG TTATAGAATCAACAGGTTTCAATATAAAGGATGTCTATCGTGCACGATTTTCTGCTGTTACTGAGAAAGATGTTCTGAAGGCTCTAGACAACCTTGTCAGACCCAACAGGGATGAAGCAATGGCTGTAGATGCCAGACAAGAGATAGATTTGAAAGTTGGAGTTGCCTTCACTCGATTTCAGACAAGTTTTTTCCAGGGAAAATATGGGAACCTAGATTCCAGAGTCATCTC CTATGGACCCTGTCAAACTCCAACTTTAGGATTTTGTGTGCAGCGGTATTTACAAATAAATACTTTCAAGCCAGAGAAGTTTTGGAGTTTGCACCCTTACATAATTCAAAGTGGCTATGAAATTCAACTAGAATGGCAACGCAGCAAATTGTTTGACATAAAT GTTGCTATGATGTTTCAAAAATTGGTTGCGGAAGATGGAATTTTTGAAGTGGCTGAAATATCAGAAAAACAGGAAACCAAATGTCGTCCTGTTGGTCTAAACACAGTGAATCTTCTGAAG GTTGCTTCAAGTGCTCTAGGGTTTGGTCCTCAGATGGCTATGCAACTAGCTGAACGATTGTATACTCAAGGCTTCATCAG CTATCCACGAACAGAAAGCACGTCATACCCTCCGTCATTTGACTTTCATGGTGCACTCTCTGCACAAACAAATAATCCAACTTGGGGTAGTTATGTAAAAGGGCTACTCACCAGTGGTTATCAAAAACCTCGATTGGGAACAGATGCGGGCGATCATCCTCCCATTACTCCAATGAAATCTGCATCAGAGGATATGCTAGGTAATGATGCTTGGAAGCTGTACCAATATATCTGTCAATACTTCATAGGGACAGTGTCTCCGGACTGCAAGTATGTAAG GAAAAAGGTTGAGTTTTCAGTTGGTGGAGAGTTCTTTCATTGTACAGGGCAGCATGTTATCACCAAAGGATTTACAGCTATTATGCCTTGGTTGTCAATAAATGATAAAAGTATTCCGTCATTTACAAAAGGGCagaaaataaaagtaacaaaggTGGAGCTCTATGAG GGGAGTACCACACCTCCAGATTTTCTTACTGAAAGTGAGCTGATCTCCCTAATGGAGAAGAATGGAATAGGAACAGATGCATCAATTCCCGTACATATTAACAATATATGTGAGCGGAATTATGTGCAG GTACAAGCAGGCAGGAAGCTTGTCCCAACCACATTAGGTATAACTTTAATAAGAGGTTATCAATCAATTGATCCAGACCTCTGCCTGCCCGATATTCGTAGCTTCATTGAGCAACAAATTACTCTTATTGCTAAGGGTCAGGTAGATCATCATCGTGTAGTGCAGCATGTAATTGAACAATTCAAGCAGAAGTTTTGTTATTTTGTCAAGAAG ATTGAAGCCATGGATGCATTATTTGAAGCACAATTTTCTGCACTTGTTGACTCAGGCCGTATTCTGAGTAAATGTGGTAAATGCTTGCGATATATGAAGTATATTTCTTCTCAGCCACCACGTCTGTATTGTATGACATGTGAGGAAGTTTATCCTCTTCCACAGAAAGGCACAATAAAG CTATACAAGGAATTGTCTTGTCCTTTAGACAATTTTGAGCTTTTGATCTGCTCCATCCCTGGCCCAGAGGGTAAATCATTCCCACTATGCCCTTACTGCTACAGCAATCCCCCATTTGAAGGTGTTGAAGAACTCATCAATTCAGCTAAAACTAGTACCGCTGGCAAGAATGGCAAGGGAGCTGGCATGGCATGCAACCTATGCCCCCATCCCACTTGCCCAAATTCTTTAGTTTCCCAGGGCGTATGTGCTTGCCCTGAGTGCAGTGGCACACTTGTCTTAGACCCAATAAGTGCTCCCAACTGGCGACTTTGTTGCAATATGTGCAATTGCCTAGTTTTTCTTGCACAGGGTGCTCATAGAATCTCAACAACTAAAGAACGGTGCCCTGAATGTGACTCTTCAATCTTAGAAGTTGACTTCAACAAGAAAACAACTCCTCTGGAAGACGGGTCTACGTTGCACCGTGGTTGCATTCTTTGCGATCCATTACTGCATTCCATCGTGGAGATGAAATATGGAAGAAGCTTCAAGCGAGGAAGAGGTCGAGGTAGAGGAAGAAGAGGTGCAATTCGAGGTAGAGGACGTGGGGGTGTAAAAATGATGGATCCAAAAATGAGTTTCCGAGATTTCTAA
- the LOC101499699 gene encoding 15-cis-phytoene desaturase, chloroplastic/chromoplastic — MALCGSISSPNLNWQIGPRKMFKLGSSMNCDTTISLSFSGSDSMGLNLRFNLASTRVAKTNRFRNHVSPLKVVCIDYPRPEIENTVNFLEASYLSSTFRASPRPTKPLKVVIAGAGLAGLSTAKYLADAGHKPILLEARDVLGGKVAAWKDEDGDWYETGLHIFFGAYPNVQNLFGELGINDRLQWKEHSMIFAMPSKPGEYSRFDFPEVLPSPLNGIWAILRNNEMLTWPEKIKFAIGLLPAMLGGQAYVEAQDGVSVKEWMRKQXXPERVTDEVFIAMSKALNFINPDELSMQCILIALNRFLQEKHGSKMAFLDGNPPERLCMPIVEHIQSLGGEVHLNSRIKTIELNDDNTVKSFLLNNGKVIEGDAYVSAAPVDILKLLLPENWKGVPYFQRLDKLVGVPVINVHIWFDRKLKNTYDHLLFSRSPLLSVYADMSVTCKEYYNPNQSMLELVFAPAEEWISRSDEDIIDATMSELAKLFPDEISADQSKAKIVKYHVVKTPRSVYKTVPNCEPCRPIQRSPIEGFYLAGDYTKQKYLASMEGAVLSGKLCAQAIVQDSELLTARGQKRIAQASTV, encoded by the exons ATGGCTCTATGTGGTTCTATTTCTTCACCGAACTTGAACTGGCAAATTGGGCCAAGAAAGATGTTCAAATTGGGTTCTTCTATGAACTGTGATACCACAATTTCGTTATCATTTTCTGGGAGTGATTCCATGGGTCTTAACTTGAGGTTTAACCTTGCTTCAACTCGTGTTGCTAAGACCAACAGGTTTAGGAACCATGTTTCTCCATTGAAGGTAGTTTGCATCGATTATCCACGTCCTGAGATTGAAAATACAGTTAATTTCCTTGAAGCTTCTTACTTGTCTTCCACCTTTCGTGCTTCTCCTCGTCCAACCAAACCCTTGAAGGTTGTTATTGCTGGTGCAG GACTGGCTGGTTTATCAACTGCAAAATATTTGGCAGATGCTGGTCACAAGCCAATATTGCTGGAGGCAAGAGACGTTCTAGGTGGAAAG GTTGCTGCATGGAAAGATGAAGATGGAGACTGGTATGAGACCGGCCTACATATATTCT TTGGGGCTTACCCTAATGTGCAGAACCTATTTGGAGAACTTGGTATTAATGATCGGTTACAATGGAAGGAGCATTCCATGATCTTTGCTATGCCAAGCAAGCCTGGAGAGTATAGTAGATTTGATTTTCCAGAAGTCCTTCCATCTCCATTAAATG GAATATGGGCAATTTTGAGGAATAATGAGATGCTGACGTGGCCAGAGAAAATTAAATTTGCAATTGGACTTCTGCCTGCTATGCTTGGTGGACAGGCGTATGTTGAGGCTCAAGATGGTGTTTCTGTTAAAGAATGGATGAGAAAACAG NNNNTTCCTGAACGTGTAACTGATGAAGTGTTCATAGCAATGTCAAAGGCCCTAAACTTCATCAACCCTGATGAACTTTCAATGCAATGTATTTTAATTGCTTTAAATCGATTTCTTCAG GAGAAGCATGGTTCTAAGATGGCCTTTTTGGATGGCAACCCCCCTGAAAGGCTTTGTATGCCAATTGTTGAACATATTCAGTCCTTGGGCGGTGAAGTCCATCTTAATTCACGCATTAAAACAATTGAATTAAACGATGATAACACAGTGAAGAGCTTTTTACTTAATAATGGGAAGGTGATTGAAGGGGATGCTTATGTGTCTGCAGCACCAG TGGATATTCTGAAACTTCTTCTGCCTGAGAACTGGAAAGGGGTTCCTTATTTCCAAAGATTGGATAAATTAGTTGGAGTTCCGGTCATAAATGTTCACATATG GTTTGACAGAAAACTGAAGAACACCTATGATCACCTTCTCTTTAGCAG AAGTCCCCTTCTGAGTGTATACGCCGACATGTCGGTAACTTGTAAG GAATATTATAACCCAAACCAGTCTATGTTGGAGCTGGTTTTTGCACCAGCCGAAGAATGGATTTCACGTAGCGATGAAGATATTATTGATGCTACCATGTCTGAACTTGCCAAACTATTCCCTGATGAAATTTCTGCAGACCAAAGCAAAGCAAAAATTGTTAAGTACCATGTTGTTAAAACACCAAG GTCGGTTTACAAAACTGTTCCGAATTGTGAACCTTGTCGTCCCATACAAAGATCTCCTATAGAAGGTTTCTATTTAGCTGGAGAttatacaaaacaaaaatatttagcTTCCATGGAAGGCGCTGTTCTTTCTGGGAAGCTTTGTGCACAGGCTATTGTACAG GATTCGGAGCTACTTACTGCTCGTGGCCAGAAAAGAATAGCTCAAGCAAGTACTGTTTAA